From Sphingomonas sp. PAMC26645:
TACGAAGCCAAGAACGAAGGAGGCGCCATCTGGATTCGTACTGCCGGTGTGCCGGAAGATGGCGGCTGGACGGGCCCGGGAGCGCCTCTCGACCACCGAGAGGTCTTCGGCGTTATCCCTGCTCCCAGCGCCCTGCACTGAGGTGGCGGAAGTGGACGCGTGATGACCGCAACTGGGCATGGCCGGACGCCGTAGGGTACTTACCGATAGCCTACGGATTGTGCTTACGGCGATGACCTGTTCCGATTTCGCCCGTTGTCACGCGTCCGACCGCGGCATTCATGAATGCTAAAAGCCCGTAATTATTTACAACGCCTTTACCATATGCGCGAATATACGAAACTGACCCGCAATTCGTTATGATCGCTCGCATATGAAGCGCATGATTAGCGGACGTGAATGCCACCTCGAAGAAGTAGCAGCACGCAACCGGGAGAATGCAGGGTGGATTCGAGCAATCGACGCCGCGTACAGTGTATCTATATCGTTGGCGAGAAAACCGGCCAAACGTTCAAGGAGATATCCAGGTTTGTTCTAGGCAATGCGAATTACACTATCATCAGCATCCCCGATTTCGACGAATTCGTACGCGAAATCGAAAATATCGAGCCGGGATGCGTCGTCGTGAAAGCGAGCGCGGTGCAACTCGCGCAACTCGCCCTTGCGCGCGTAGAGAGCGCTCGATCGCCGCCGTTGTCGTTGATCCTGCTGGGGGACACACTCGACGTGGCGACCGTGATCGAGGCGATGAAGGTGGCATCGATCCAGTTTCTCGCGCGGCCTTTCGATGCATCGCATCTGCTCGCGGCGTTGGCGGAAGGGTTCGATAGCCTGGATCGGGAGTTGCAGACCACGACCGCGGATCGGGCTGGCGTCGATCAGTTGGCGTCGCTGACACCGCGCGAGCGCAACGTGTTCGAAGGGCTGATCGATGGCCTGTCCAACAAGGAGATCGCGAAGCGGTTGGCGATCAGCCACCGGACGGTCGAGGTGTACCGCGCCAATCTGGCGGTGAAGCTGCATTCCAAGAAACCAACCGACTGGGTACGGCTGAAGTTGGGGCTTTCGCCGGGAACGGCAAATCGGCGGCGCGACGACACGTCGGCGGAGGAACCGGTCGTCGACACCCCGGAGATCAGGGCGACACGTCGATTGTGATCGTGTCGCTGTAACGCCCTGACGGCATGCCTGCCACCTCGCCAACGGTGACGCGGAGTTCGAGCGCGATGCCGTCGATCGTCAGCGGCGGGGCGATCGTGCGCGACGACGGCCCCGACAGGTCGACGGGTGTTCCGTCGATCGCAAGGCCGTAGGGGATACGCGCCTTCCCCGAGTCACTGCCGATCAGATGACCCGTGTTCGCCGATACGACGAGCAGATGCGCGACGGTGTTTGCCCGAACCTGAAGCATCGCTGTGCGCTGTTCGCCGGTGGTGAGCGTGCCGAGATCGATCGCCTGCGCCGACGTTCCGCTGGCAAAGCCACTGCTGGTCCCGGCGAAGTTCGCCTGGGCGCGGGCGATGCTGCGCAAGAGGAGCGTCGATCGCGCGGAGAAACCGTCGGCAGCATCGGGCGTCCGGAGCATCGCCTGGACGATCCGGGAATATTCACCCGCCGCGATCACCGAATCCTGGTCGACCAGCAGTCTCCAGACGATTGTGACGCGCGGCCGCGCCGTCGTCAGGCGGACGGTCGACAGATCGGGGGAAAGCCCTGCCACGACGCCATCGCCGGGCTGCACCTCGATCCGGTACACGAGCGGCCGTGTCGCGTCGCCGAACCGGATCGTGCGCAACGGCGCCGACGCATCGTCGACCAGTGCGACGGTTGCCTCGCAATCCGTACCCTCGACCAGATCGACGGTCGTTCGCAGCGATCCCTCGCCGGGGGTCATGCCGAACGGGTCGTAGGCGATGGGGCTCGCGACCAGCGTGCCGATCCGGACATCGCACGCGAACGCGGTAACGGGCATCGCCAACCCCAGCACGATCGCGGCGCCGGGAAGCCAGCGGCTAAGGGCGGACTGCATGAAGCGTACCGACATCGACTATTCCCTTCGAGAGTTCGGAGACGACGAACTCGACCGTGGCTACGGTTTCGATCGTCACGCGGTAGTGACCGGGCGAGAGATGGTCGGCCGCGAACCGGCCCGCGTCGTTGGTGAAGATCGGCCGTTTGCCGAACGCCTGGTCACCGATCTTCTCGATGACGCCGGAGTAGCTCGACACCGGCCCGCTGGCGGTGACGATGAACCCCATCGCGATCCGCGACGCCGCCGATCCGACCGCGACTCGGTAGCCCGACGCGGAGCCCGGAAAGGCGAGCAATTGCCCATCGCCCAGATCATAGCCGGCCGGCAGCGGATCGACGTCGTAGATGTCGAGGATCGGGCTGAACACCCGGTTAAGCGGCACCAGTGGCGCGCCAAGCCAATCCTGTCGGCCGACCATGTAACCAGCCTCGTCCTTGATCGTGACCGCCGCGCCGTCCAGCGTGGCGTGTCGATCGAAGATCGCGAAATTGCCGACGCCGGGGCGACCGATCGAGACCTTGCCATCCGCAAAACCCAAAAAGGTCGAGGCCCGCAGCCGCGTCTCGCGCGCGCCGATGCCGGTCGGCGAGCGGGAATATTGAAGGTCCTGCTCGATCGACGCGATGAACCGGTTGCCGAAATAGCGCGCATCGCCGGATACGCCCGCACGCTCGTCGCTGCGACCGAGCTGGATCCGGCCCGACAGATCGCCGACCTGGTCGATCGGACTCCGGCTGGCCTCGATCACCCCGGTATTCTGGCGGGTGTCAACTCGGGCTGCGATCGTATCGCGTCGCCCGGTGCGCATCGACAGGCCGAGCAGGCCTTGCGGATGCCAGCCGCCCGGCAGGTTGCGCTCGACACCCAGGGTGGCCGTCCAGACGAAGCGACCGCGCGTGACATAGCTGTTCAGGTCGAGGCCTTGCCGTCCGGTGTTGCTGCGCGTGCTGCCGTAGCTTGCGATCGCGGCGAGACCGTAATTGCCGCGTCGCCAGTCGGCACGGGCATCGACATGCCAGCGCTCGTCGTTGATCCGTCCGTCGCGATCGAAGGGCGACGAGAAGTCCTTGCTGTAGCGGCTCGACAGGACCGTGAAATTCCAGGTGTCTCGGTCGAGCGTCAGCGTCTGAAGCCAGTCTATGCTGAACGCGGTCCCCTGCTTTCCGTCGAACCGGCTGGTGCTGGCTTGGCCACGGAACAGCCCGATCGGCGTGCCGACCACGCCTTCCCCGCTGACCTGCCAGTTGCCGTCCGCATATTGCCCGCCCGTGCCGAGCGTGAAGCGGTTGGCGAACCCGTGCCGGATATAGCCGGTCGCGGTCATCGGACCGCCATAGCGGCGCTCGCCATTCTCCTGCCGACCAAGTGCGGCGCCGAAATCGGTGAGCCCGCCGGCCAGCATCGCGGTCGCGGTGAAGAAGGCTGCCGATGCCACCTCGTGACGGCCAAGATCGTCCTCGACGATCAGCCGGACGTCGTTCGCGCCGAACTGCGATGACAGATCGGTCAGCTGATAGCGGCCCGGATCGAGGCGCAGGCGGCGCGTCTCGACGCCGTTCGTCTCGACGATGATCGTCGATGGCCGGTCGAGCGTCACACCGCCGCGCCCCGAGGGACGGATATTCTCGAACGGCCGAATCCCCTGATAGTCACGCGCAACCGCGATGCCGAGGATCGTGTTGCTGCCTTGGAAACCCGTGATGCGCGGCGTCAGCTCTCCTGCTGCGTAGCGGATAGCCGAGTCGAAATCGTCATAGGTCAGCCGCGTCACCGCTCGATCGAACCCGTAATGCCCGCCGTCATGCTCGGCGAGGACACCGCCCGACCGGAGGGTAACGCCGGGAAACGCGCCGAACGTGACGAACCCGTCCGCCGTCACGCGCAACGGCGACCGTCCGCGGTCGGGCCCGCTGTCGATGAATCCCTGATCGATCGCCAACCCGACACCGCCCGCAAGCCTTGCCTGCTGCATGTATCGCGAGGGATCGGGACGAACGTCGCCGCGCATGCTGAGCGACTGGAGCGCGAGCGCGCTCGCCGGCACGGTAACGGCGACCTCGAGCGTGGCCGGATCATAGCCGACATGGAACGGCGGGACGTCGAGCGCGTCGAAGCGTGCCCGGAGAGCCGGTCCGACTTTCGCCTTCAGCTTGGCGAACAGCGTGGCGTCGATGCTGGGACCGAGCAGCGCCAACAGGCGGACGGCGTCGATATCGCCATTGCCCGCCGTATCGACGCGAACGCCGATCTCACCAACCAGGCGCCCGTTCACGAGCAACGGCGCATCAAGGTCGACGAGGCCGCGCGGAACCAACGGCGGTGTCACCAGGGGGGGGGTCATCAGGGGGGTTGTCGTTGGAGGCGGTGTCACCAAGGGCGGCGGTATCGCAGGCTGGACATCCTGAGGGAGGGTGGGGGGACCGCGCCCGTTCTCCTGCCGGGCCTCACCGGCGCCAGCGACGGCATCGTCGGCCGCGATTAGCGCGGCGACGTCCAGCGTCGCGAACGGGACAACGGCTGCACCCGCGGCCGAACCGCAGGACAGTGCGCAGAGGCTGACCGCCGATCGCCTTAAGTACCGTTGGGCACGCCAAGGAGACCGTCGTGCGCGGTCATAGCCCGCGGCCACCTCGCTCCTCCGGAAGAGCGCCGATGATAAGCTGGGCGGGCCCCTTGATCGTGTCGACAAGGGACATTTCACGCGATGCGCCAGGCATCACGAAGACGGCGTCGCCGTAGCGGATCTGGTCGAGCGCGAGCGGTTCGACCTTGTCACCGCGTTTCAACTGCCAACTGTATAGTGTCAGGTCCGCGACACCGGCGCCGCTGTTGGTCATTCGTCCGTGCAGCGCGCCGTCCTTTCCGAACACGAGATCGCCGGTCATCGCCAGCGCGGGCTTCAGCGAGTCCGGCTGGACGATCGCGGTGGTGTTGAAATTGAGCGACATCGCCAGGTGGCTCTGCATCGCCGCCGCTGCGTCCTGCTTGACCATCTCGGTGGAATTGGTCTGCTTCACGCGCAGGACGAAGACCTTGCCCTTGTCCATCGTCGGCGCACCGACATAGCGGACCTGCATCAGCTGCGACTTGTCGCCGGCGATGCTGGCTTGCGGCGGGAAGATCAGGAAATCATTGGGTGCCGGGGTGAAGGCCCGCTTGCCGGCTTCGTCGACCGTAACCGAGAACGGCTGGAGCTCGACGTTGAGGACTTCGGCACGGGTATTGGTCACCGTGATCCGGGCCGTCGATCGCGCGCCGCTGGGCGTCAGCGTGTAGATCATCGGCTGTACGCCGTAGGCGAAGGCCAGCGTCGATGTGAGGGCCGTAAGGGCGAGGCTGGCGATGACGCGACGCGATGTTCTCAGCACGATGTTTCCCCCCGGAAAAAAGGAGGTGGACGCCACCGGATTGCAGCGTCCACCCCAGTAGAATCAGCCGACCGTCACATCCCAGCTCTCGGTGTAAGAACCAGCGAGGAAAGGCAGCGACTGCAGCGTGACCGAGAAATTGCCCGGCAGGCCGTTGGCGACGGTCGCATCCGGTGCGCCGATCCCCGACGTAACCGCTGCGCTGGTCATGTTGACGTTGTTGAACGGCAGAAGGTTGCCGTCGAGATCGAGCGTCAGGTTGTAGTGGACCTGCGACGAGGACGGACCTGCGAAATAGCCATTGGCGGCATCGACGGTGATCGCCTTGTTGCCGGCCTTGTTGCAGGTGACCAGCACGCCCGCGATGTTCTGCAGCGTCTGGTGCGAAGGATCGAACGAACGCGCGGTCATGTCGACCTTGCAGACCGGCACGATCGTGCCCGTCGTGGTCAACGTAGCAGCGCTCGCAACACCGGCAAATGCGGTCGAAGCAACGATGGCGATGGAGAGAACCTTAAATCCGTTCATGATGAATTCCCGTGCTGTTGATCGACTGGATCGCCGATGGTCTTTGTCTACACACTAGCCTTCGTTCACAAATCGTTCAGTTGAATAGGTCTGATTGACTATCGATATGCTGCAATTTCCGTTGAACATGCACTGATAGCGACAAGGCTATTCTTTGCGCCTGGGGTGCTCCGCTGACATTCATCTTTGCATAGATCGACCGCAGATGGGCGCGCACCGTGTTCACGGAGATGTTGAGCGTCCGCGATATCTCCTTCGGGCAGACTGCGTCGGCCACCCCCTGGAACACTGGCAGTTCGGACGGCGTCAGGCCGAACATCGCGCCAGCTATGCTTGCGTCGATCAGCGCGCGCGAACTGATATCGTCGAGCGTGACCAGCAACACCCAGGATCCCTCGACGATGGTCTTGAGAATCGTCACCGCGACCCAGCGCGATACGCCGAAAGGCAGGATCAACGCCGCCACCGCCTCGTCGCGCGACAGCGCGAGCGCCGCCTGCTGCTGGAACAATCGATTGGATGCAGGTTCGGCAAATCGCAGGCGGTGGCCGACATGCGGGGCGACCATGCCGACATCGAGCAATCGCTGTCCCGCCTGGTTCGTTCGCTGCAGCCGCAGCGCATCGTCGAGCACCAGCCGGGCCTGCGCATCGAGTTCGAACCAGGCCACGCTCCAACGCTGTGCAAGTGCGCTCGGGCTGGGCCGCGATAGCATATCCATTCTGTCGATGACGCTCATAGGACCCCTTGGAATGTGCCGCTGTCAGAGTTGCAGATATTCCGTGCTTCGATCTCGGGATGGATTCTATCTTGTCGGTCGCCCAACCCCTCATGTCCCTACATCCAACCAATCTAATCGAAGTTAAAGTACGTATGGCAACTTAGGTAATGGCCCTTACGTACTAGTCCGTAGTCGATCTTGATGTTGGCTAGTCGGAAAAGTCGTCGGATGATGACCCAACAGGATCTTGAATATTGCAGACACGGTAGAGTGATACTTCAATAAAATCCGAGGGATGGGGATAATTGCGAGATGCACGCGGATTGCGAGCGCGAACCGATCACGTTTCCCGAACGCATCCAGAGTTTCGGCTTTCTGCTTGCGGTTACCAACAACTGGGTGATCGAGAGGGCATCGGCGAACCTGTCCCAGTTTCTCGGGATGGAGGCCAAGTCCGCGATCGGCATGCTTCTCGACCGCGTGATCCCGCAGCCGGCGATGCATCACCTGCGATACCGCGTTGCGATGCCCGGCGCCGGCCGGGGGATCGACCGGATCTTTGGCTTGCGCTTGAGGCCGGGGGGAGATCTTTACGACCTCGCCTTTCACCTTAGCGGCAACCTCCTCATCATCGAAGGCGAGCCCTGCGGGAGCGACCAGCCAGCCAGTGCGGCGACCCTGGTGCGTTCGATGATGGGGCAAGTTCAGTCGCAGGCTACGGTCGATTCGCTCTACATCGACGCCGCGCGCCAGGTCCGCGCGATCACCGGCTTCGACCGCGCGCTCATCTATAGGATCGACGACGACGGTACCGGGCAGGTGATCGCCGAGTCCGCAAAAGCCGATGTCGATCCGCTGCTGGGACTGCACTTCCCCGCCACCGACATCCCCAGCCAGGCGCAAAGCCTGTATCTCCGCAACCCGTTCCGGATCATCGCGAACGTCGCCGCGGCACCCGTTGCACTGGTCTCGTCGGGCTCGGGCCGGACTGCGCCGCCGCCACCACTCGACCTGACACTGGCAGTCACCCGCGCGGTATCGCCGGTCCATATCGAGTATCTGCGGAACATGGGCGTCGCGGCCTCCTTGTCGATCTCGATCATCATAGACAACACGCTCTGGGGCCTGTTCGCCTGCCACCATTTCACGCCGCGGCTGCCGAGCTTCGTCATGCGCAGCGCCGCCGAACTCTTCGGCGCGATGTTCTCCCTGACGCTGGAGAACCGGCTGCATGCCAGCGCCGCCGCGGACGATGCACGCAACCGTATCGCGATCGAGGAGATTGCCGCCGCGGCAACGGCAGACCCGACGTGGCTGGCCGATCCGACGTGGTTGAGCACGGCCATTGCGAAGGTCATAGCCTGCGACGGCATTGCGCTGACGAACAACGGCGCGCTCACCATTGCCGGGACAGTGCCCGACAAGGCTGCAATCATGACGCTGGTCGAAAGCCTCGACAGGGCGGATATCGACCGAGTCTGCGCAACGGACTGTCTTGGCCATTCTGAGCGAGCGGCGGGCGTTCTCGCCATTCCCATCGCCCGGTCACCTCGCGACTATCTATTGCTGTTCCGGCAGGCGCGCGCCCAAGAGAAGCGCTGGGGTGGCGATCCAGATCCTGTCGTCGTCGTCGACATAGGCGAACCACCCAACGCAGCGAGCTTGCCGCATCCCAGAACCAGTTTCAGTCCGTTCGTACGCGGCAACCTCGGTCAGTCTTCGTCGTTCACCGATAGCGATTGCCGTGCTGCGGAGATGATCCGAACGGCATTCGACCGCATCCTGCTCAAGCTGCTGGTGAGCGAGGCCAGTCACGCCGAGCAAGGGTCTGCGCGACAGGATATGGTGATCGCCGAACTCAACCACCGGGTCCGCAACATCCTGACGCTGATCCGCGGCTTGATCGGCCAGACTGCAATCGACGGTATTGGAACCGAGGATTACGTCGCGGCGCTTGGCGGTCGCGTCCAGGCCTTGGCGCGCGCGCACGATCACGCGACACGGGGCGATGGCATCTCCGGCACGCTGATCGCGTTGCTGGATGATGAGATCGCCGCGTTCGTACCGACCCGGCGCGATCGGTTTCAGATGTTCGGACCCGCCGTTCGGTTCGATGCGCAGGCGCTGGCAACATTGGCGCTCGTCATCCACGAACTCGTCACGAACAGCGTCAAGC
This genomic window contains:
- a CDS encoding fimbria/pilus periplasmic chaperone, yielding MLRTSRRVIASLALTALTSTLAFAYGVQPMIYTLTPSGARSTARITVTNTRAEVLNVELQPFSVTVDEAGKRAFTPAPNDFLIFPPQASIAGDKSQLMQVRYVGAPTMDKGKVFVLRVKQTNSTEMVKQDAAAAMQSHLAMSLNFNTTAIVQPDSLKPALAMTGDLVFGKDGALHGRMTNSGAGVADLTLYSWQLKRGDKVEPLALDQIRYGDAVFVMPGASREMSLVDTIKGPAQLIIGALPEERGGRGL
- a CDS encoding fimbria/pilus outer membrane usher protein, encoding MTPPLVTPPLVPRGLVDLDAPLLVNGRLVGEIGVRVDTAGNGDIDAVRLLALLGPSIDATLFAKLKAKVGPALRARFDALDVPPFHVGYDPATLEVAVTVPASALALQSLSMRGDVRPDPSRYMQQARLAGGVGLAIDQGFIDSGPDRGRSPLRVTADGFVTFGAFPGVTLRSGGVLAEHDGGHYGFDRAVTRLTYDDFDSAIRYAAGELTPRITGFQGSNTILGIAVARDYQGIRPFENIRPSGRGGVTLDRPSTIIVETNGVETRRLRLDPGRYQLTDLSSQFGANDVRLIVEDDLGRHEVASAAFFTATAMLAGGLTDFGAALGRQENGERRYGGPMTATGYIRHGFANRFTLGTGGQYADGNWQVSGEGVVGTPIGLFRGQASTSRFDGKQGTAFSIDWLQTLTLDRDTWNFTVLSSRYSKDFSSPFDRDGRINDERWHVDARADWRRGNYGLAAIASYGSTRSNTGRQGLDLNSYVTRGRFVWTATLGVERNLPGGWHPQGLLGLSMRTGRRDTIAARVDTRQNTGVIEASRSPIDQVGDLSGRIQLGRSDERAGVSGDARYFGNRFIASIEQDLQYSRSPTGIGARETRLRASTFLGFADGKVSIGRPGVGNFAIFDRHATLDGAAVTIKDEAGYMVGRQDWLGAPLVPLNRVFSPILDIYDVDPLPAGYDLGDGQLLAFPGSASGYRVAVGSAASRIAMGFIVTASGPVSSYSGVIEKIGDQAFGKRPIFTNDAGRFAADHLSPGHYRVTIETVATVEFVVSELSKGIVDVGTLHAVRP
- a CDS encoding HWE histidine kinase domain-containing protein, encoding MHADCEREPITFPERIQSFGFLLAVTNNWVIERASANLSQFLGMEAKSAIGMLLDRVIPQPAMHHLRYRVAMPGAGRGIDRIFGLRLRPGGDLYDLAFHLSGNLLIIEGEPCGSDQPASAATLVRSMMGQVQSQATVDSLYIDAARQVRAITGFDRALIYRIDDDGTGQVIAESAKADVDPLLGLHFPATDIPSQAQSLYLRNPFRIIANVAAAPVALVSSGSGRTAPPPPLDLTLAVTRAVSPVHIEYLRNMGVAASLSISIIIDNTLWGLFACHHFTPRLPSFVMRSAAELFGAMFSLTLENRLHASAAADDARNRIAIEEIAAAATADPTWLADPTWLSTAIAKVIACDGIALTNNGALTIAGTVPDKAAIMTLVESLDRADIDRVCATDCLGHSERAAGVLAIPIARSPRDYLLLFRQARAQEKRWGGDPDPVVVVDIGEPPNAASLPHPRTSFSPFVRGNLGQSSSFTDSDCRAAEMIRTAFDRILLKLLVSEASHAEQGSARQDMVIAELNHRVRNILTLIRGLIGQTAIDGIGTEDYVAALGGRVQALARAHDHATRGDGISGTLIALLDDEIAAFVPTRRDRFQMFGPAVRFDAQALATLALVIHELVTNSVKHGAFSTSGTVELHITNDTDGVRMAWRERQGPTPSEPRERGFGSVIIERMIPFDLQGLARTRYPPAGFEADFFVPAAHVVAEAELLVAIPIGTASSDAPSERPLAGLSVLLLEDNMIVALEAEDLLHQLGAAKVEIAADLIGAEKAIDRGGVDIVMLDIGIGDLNSAPLARRLSSVSIAFFFASGYDERPGLASEFADIPIVGKPYSLTNLRMAATQSLMR
- a CDS encoding LuxR C-terminal-related transcriptional regulator, with amino-acid sequence MSVIDRMDMLSRPSPSALAQRWSVAWFELDAQARLVLDDALRLQRTNQAGQRLLDVGMVAPHVGHRLRFAEPASNRLFQQQAALALSRDEAVAALILPFGVSRWVAVTILKTIVEGSWVLLVTLDDISSRALIDASIAGAMFGLTPSELPVFQGVADAVCPKEISRTLNISVNTVRAHLRSIYAKMNVSGAPQAQRIALSLSVHVQRKLQHIDSQSDLFN
- a CDS encoding LuxR C-terminal-related transcriptional regulator yields the protein MKASAVQLAQLALARVESARSPPLSLILLGDTLDVATVIEAMKVASIQFLARPFDASHLLAALAEGFDSLDRELQTTTADRAGVDQLASLTPRERNVFEGLIDGLSNKEIAKRLAISHRTVEVYRANLAVKLHSKKPTDWVRLKLGLSPGTANRRRDDTSAEEPVVDTPEIRATRRL